Below is a genomic region from Biomphalaria glabrata chromosome 3, xgBioGlab47.1, whole genome shotgun sequence.
TGTGCATCACATCTTTATCATGTACAAAGATACCTTTAAAACTCACTATTGCatacaatttgtttaaaaaaaaaaagaaaaaaagaccaataagaaataagaaaaggtaattctacatttacagaataatgaaagattatctccctttaatttacagccataaaaaaaaataattcttaaactGTTGCAGTCATACAATCAAATCAGTTTCAAATTGAACTTTTCTCTCTATACATAAATACCAGTACTTAGAAATGAGGGCACTTCATTAACTCATATTACAAGAACTAGCATGTAGGCAGCAAACATAGAGAATAAGAACTAGCATTTTAGCACCTCGTCTTTCAACCAAGAATAGGATtagtcagtttaaaaaaaaaaaaatcacaaaaaaatcattaccGGCATAGCTCTAGTGTTCGTACATTATTGTAACAGAATCTTAAGTATTTCTCTGTTTTTCTCAAATGTCTGTAtgtcatactttaaaaaaaaaaaacatgatggAAAATAATCCACCTACATTTCCATTGATAACAATCTATCCATTAACTTATTATAGTTTAAGCTGtaggaaataatttttacacacaaaaattttcgaaataaaaaaatccttctTGACAGTTTAAAGCTGCATTTGAGTTCCAAATAAAAATTGAGTACAGGCTATGGTCATGAAACAAATAAGCTTACTAAAAGATTATGTCATTAAATCAGGCAAAAcaatatacaaaaaagaaaataagttttgaaCAACTATCCTCTTAAATCATGAGTAACTTCAAGCAATATCAATCTAGATATCTACACATGAACACAATGTTACTGAATATTAAAACTACTTTGTAAAATATTCATTACATAGTTACAACCTTTTATTaactaaacaataaaaaaaaatatttaggtaTCAAGTTTACTGGCCTATATACATCTTGGATCAGTGGGTGGACATTTTAATAAACAGCCTACTTTAATACAAGAAATCCTTTTGCTTAATATCTCATGtgagcttaactctttctctcctaatcgacgataccatcgttgaattgaccccattaaattaaagtaatgtttaattttttaaacttgactttgtgttatataaaaagagcattcaTTTCCCTTtcattctataccaaatacaacattttctgataacaaacaacaaaactattgaagcttaatcataacaggggagtgaaatagtaatgagcataatgaagaattccttcaaaacgtggaaaagtaattacagagagaaagagtttatttaTATCCTCCTTTAaaatacaacataaaagaatcaTGAACTATTTGAGCCAATGTGAGACTTTGTGTTAcatatttaacaataaaaatttaacaggaaaaaataaaaccaacaaaattCTTATTCTTCATCGTCATCATATGCCAAGTTGGACCGCAACCATTTTTCAGCAACAGTTAGATCAATCTGTTTTCTTTGAGCATAGTCAATtatctgaaaaacaaacaaagtcttattttaattatatcttATAACTAGAATAGGTTTATTGACATTATGTGATAAATGATGAATTTcagtataataaaatatttttatgagacaaaaaaaaaacaactgagttagttaaaaaaaaaaaggaagttgaGGGTGAAATGATTGTTTCAAGCCAATAGGAATGTTTGAGTGGGTCATGTGGCCTCTGGGAAGTGAATACAGGATGGTTGAACAGTTTAAGAATCTCACTTGAACCTGTGTTGCTGCTGTTACAGAGTGCAAAGTCTGAAGTTTATGGAATTGTAAGGGTTTGCTTTATTGCTCCATATTTAactctctcctaattaacgatactatcgttgatttgaccccattaaattaaattgatttttggctttataaacttgtattcgtgttacataaaaagagcatgcaaaGTAAGGTTTTCTGATAAcagacaaaaatgttattgaagtttaatcataacagggtagaatgtacaaatgtggaaaaattaacaattctgtcagaatgtAGAACATAATTacagagataaagagttaataaacaattttctctcattgaaaatattgtaataattgtATTCTTGTTTTATCAGGTGCAAGAAATAAATATCAGCCTGATATGAGATAGGGTGTGGGataaatagcgtgtacaaactttttacccgacagacagagttgatatcagctttgtaataaatcaGCAAACACATCCACAAATAAATCAAAATGTTGGCTACCATCTGACCGtcacaaagtaaagtaaagtaaagttcccctttcagaccttgtggtctatagggcagatgatgtaaaggtttctgtgggtgtcatgtggccagcacaacgaccaaccgcctttacttttccccaactaaagtcaggtacccattagaactgggtggactcagaggcgcccaaagattcaaaaattgaaaatcctagtcttcaccaaaaaaaagctagttttaaaaaatgttcttacCTGATCTTTACACAATTTATCTGTCGCAAAATAAAAACTCTGTGGATTGGCTAGATAGATTCCAGACACTGAAGATGCCGGCTCCATGGccagtgagtctgtcaatgtgaTACCCACTTCATCTGGATGCATCAGCTGCCACATTGTTGTCTTCTCTGTGTGGTCAGGCTGGCTGGGGTAGCCTGCGGCTGGACGGATTCCCTAAGTCATGAAATTtacattgtaaatgttttgTATTGAAAATATGTTTAGTGTGTTATGTCCCAGAGTTGCTGGTAGTTTAAACTAGCTTATTATGTTACTTTCATCGTGTTATTTTGGACGGCTGTGTTGGTGACATAGAGTTCATGATTTATATAGAATCTTATGTAGGCTAATGAAATGTAATGTAGAATCTAAAATCAGGgtgaatatatatttgtaatgtaGGCAAAATCAGGatgaatatatataaatatatatatatataaatctgtcATAAAAGACTAAATGACACTTTGTATGGCAGtcacaaataataatatgtttATCATATGAAATATCTTGGTATCACCCCATGAAATAGTACACAGAATAGTCCATGCATAGCAAATAACAATCCTTCATAGAAGTAGATTTAATATAGTAGAGTAATATAGTAGTAGAGTAATATAGTAGTAGAGTAATATAGAAGTAGAGTAATATAGTAGTAGAGTAATATAGTAGTAAAGTAATATAGTAGTAGAGTAATATCATAGTATTCTTGTTttatcaggtacaagaaataaatagagtaAATGTAGAGTAATATAGTGACTGGTACAAAGTAACTGCTCTCTTCTAACTCCTATAGTAATTCTCGATAGTGACTGCTCTCTAGCTGTGTTCTCTATTTACTGCTGTTAAGTCTCAATATCTACTGACTGCTTGTTTTGACTACCTGATAGTAACTCAAATACCAAATAGGGTGTTCTACtgtatggcaccaactttgacgTGGTGACAGTTACTTATTTGAGTCAACCTGAGTTTTAGTAATACAGATatcaaatattctttttttttttaatagcaaaaagAACTTTTCATTTCTAAGACATAAGACTTGATTCAGcagcaaaaaaaattaagcaagtgctttaaaatctttataaaatataatttcctttaaaaaatatgtgtgtcaGGAAAATATTTTGAGCTATCATAGTAAGTGGCATATGCATGAGTTCTTATATTCTATTCACCATATGAGAAGACTTAGATCTCAATTTAACTGAAATatcttaatttatttacatgaagaaACAAATTTAGTAAGCACTGATTTTTTAGAAACttaatttttgaagtaactttttataaatatacaaatgATATATCTAGACAGATTCACTGTTAGAGGGCAGTAGTTATGCAGAGGGTTAGAGAATAAAGCTTGTAAATGTCCTATTGTTACCTGGTACTTGAGCCTATGTAGGTCATCAGGATTTGAATTTTCTTCTTGTGAATAGCCCCAGTACTCCTTACGAACTTTCAAATGTAAATACTCTGCAAAAGCTTCGGCCAGTCTGTCAGCTACGGCTTTGACCATGATCACGTTGTAATCATCAAACTGAGTTTCATACCTGAagtagaaattagtttaaattaGTCCCACAGATTTTGTTCAACATAACATTCTCTAAGAACAATTATGCAATTATGCTGGAAACTTTTGCAAGTCTGATGAGTACTCTCTCTGTTAGAAGATTAAAAAAGACTTCAGGCAGCATGTGGATCTGTGTACACAATTCaaataatgtttgaaaaaaaatgtctgcttTTACTTACTCTTGACACAGTTGCTCAGTGCCTATCCCAGAGGTGCAAGCAAACAGACCTATATAATCTGTGATGCCACTTTCTTTACTAGCTATGAAGTCAGACTGGCATAAATAGGGAGAGTTATCTGAGCTTTCTTTTTCAGCCTGTCATGAAAGATAAAGAAGTGAAGGTCAAACATTTTCACTATGAGAACaattattgtatgtatagtagaagatgaaatataaatattaataaaacataTAAGTTAGTGACATTATTGATAACTTTAAAACCACTCATTAAAATCTTGTGTCATcaattttctattaaaaaaaacttcagaGCCAAAGAAAAAAACCATGCAAGTGAAAAGGGAGATTACTAATAGCAGCAAATCTATACAATTGGAAAGGAATGTGTGAATGgaggaaaaatatttaaagattttCCTCTTATgttctaccttcaaaaacaataTTCAAATTATTGCCCTTTAGTAAATGTGACCATTCTAACCATGTTGGAAAGGGAggtgactaattaaaaaagcaaaatcAGTAGACTGACAAAACATGGGGAGCACAATGAGTCGTGGAATTTTGTAATGAAGAGTTTAAGGCATTCCTAGTACACCTAACTCTAGAGAATATCTCACAGTACAATAGTTAAAAATTCAACACTTGGGAATTGGAGTGTAACAAAGGAACAGGTCAGTAAAATCAGGAATGATCACTACAAAAGGCTAATTTGTGCCCTAGTTTATAACCTAGGTACAATGCCATGAAGTCAGCTAGGTATGGCAACATTAGACAGGTAATAAAGACAAcaccaccaaaaaaaatatagaaatggaTTTTCCAGAAAATCTCATTAGCATTTTGAGCCTGTCACAACTTTCCAAATAAAAATCTTCAAAGAAACTTTCTGGTAAAAGCAGaaagataaaataaagaaatatgttCGGATGACATGCAGGCTGATACTTAAAACACAGAAATATGACATTACGTTGTATATTTGATTATTTAGAAATAAGCTTctataataaaacatttaagtTTTAGGAGAAATTTAGGAAAATAAAATAGCCGGgttaaatgaaaaacaaagtctaatgaaatttgttaaaaatcttcaataaatatccaaagaaaaaaaattttaataaatataagtaaAGACATTTTCCCTTAGAAACTCAAAAACTATTTGCCTCACACTATTATCAGTTTAATCAGAAATCACAAACTTCTCTGTTAGTCTGCTGAGGCAATCATCAGAATAAATGTGAGAGTGAGAAACTCCATAATGAGCTCACCTGTTGCCTTGAACCAAACAAAGTTGCAAATGAGCTCACCTGTTGCCTTAAACCAAACAAAGTTGCAATCTTCTTCCCAGTCTCGTCATAAACCTCAATATCATCCCCAACACTGTTGGCTGGATAGAATGCAATAGTTGCTGCTGCTTGcaactttttctcttttattattttctctATGATTTTTTGAGCATCATTAAAAATTCTTTTGGCTTCTTCACCTaggaaacaaataaattaaatagttCAATTTTTGAAgcttactcttttttttttgggtaatCATCaattgaatataaataaaatcattttttttattctatgtaATTATCAGGATAGTGAAAGATATAGAGatagaaaatttttaaagatttcttgATAGGAATATTTACTCAATTACCGTTCGACAGCTTCGCTAGGGTGCACACTTATCCTGCATGGGTGACAGCCGCATATGCCCCCATACCAAAGGGAATTTTCTTTGGTAAGCTTAAAGGTGGGCAgcataacagaggtgcccccagTATGCACTAtaataaagatcaactcaggtagatggcctctgaaagagacagttggagagctctcacaaaagctgcGTGACACAAAGTAGATGACCTCTCAAAGAGgtagttggagagctctcacaaaggcggtgtgatacacatttgagatccAAAGAAGATGTAAAGAAAACTTGAATAGACTACTGgcagacaacagctttgtctgcatgagatgAGGAAAAATaagcaggtcacaactgggtttgcattgTCATCTGAaacatccttaatcttcagaatcaaagacattgccattgttataattttataattttctacTTATGCAAGTCCCAAAGATCTGATCTAGAAACAACAGGGAAAGACAACAAAGTGTAATAGCCTCGATCCCTAGGCCTCCATACTATGTTCTTACTCACCAACTTCTTTATCATTAAATATCTTTGGGTAGCCTCTGTTTGGATACTTTCCTCGCAGCTgccaaacattaaaaaatggcCGCCAGTCGATGAAAGGCACCAATTCCTGAAGGTCaaaattttcaaactttttcaCCCCAATAAAAGATGGCTtcactgaaagaaaaaaaaaaatgtcacatgTTAAACATAATCCAAacggttcttttttttttcttctctcatcaatatttttaatgattaaaAGAATGTTAAAAGAGTTGTAGATATATGACTACATTTCATGTTGCATCCATGCTGTGCACAGAGATTACTAACCTGGAAGTGGAGTTTTGGACCAATCaattacaagttttttttctctggctTTGGACAATGGCAGATATTTCCGATCCTTGGAAGGAATAAAAATTAATGTTAaacttaatgttgtttttttcttaaattatgtgCGTATAATCAAATTTTACTTGTATGTCATTAGGAACAAATGAGAATGACTAGAATGGTGTAAGTTTACATGAGGACAGTTGCCAGTGTTTGAAGtgataaaaaagaataataaagtTTGTGTTTGTCCTACAGGCAAGTTATTTAGTGTTTTACAGCAAGAGCCTAGGGGACTCCTAGACAGTGGTGAGAAACTAGTGAAGTTTGAATTAAGAAACAAACCTTTAGTGATTCATAATGCTcttctctaatctcttcataTTCCTCTGACAATTCTTCAATAAATTCATCCCTGGAGGCTTGATCACCCAGTGCGGAAACCTGCAGTGAAAATCATAAGTACATTTAATGATCTTTTAaagtcaatctaatcatgctgTCTTCCTCCCATTTTCAAAATCACATTATATAGCAACGTGTTATATgacttattatcattatatttatataattattttttaactgGACTAGTGAATAGTGAACAGCTAAGGCAAACAACAAAAGTCTGTTGCAATAGAACTGCggctctcaaccttttaagctcggcaaccttttttacaatataccactcttccgcgacccccccccccccaatagacacacagcaatagaagaatagacaataacaatccttatttttgatggtcttaggcgacccctggcaaatcgtcaatcttatcttatcttatataatacagacgttacttcaaaaaagaagatgattacgtcctacgcgtcatgcctttagtcatgcatattaaccaataacctaaactctgccaagtcactggttttcctggctagctcaggcaacccattccatgctctaatagcactagggaagaaggagtatttgtacaaatttgtcctagcatatgggatgaggaatgtgcctttatctttgtgtctttcagagtattttattaaattttgtttttgtatttgaccccaagggggtcacgatccacaggttgagaacccctgcaatAGAAAGACATTGACTTATGATCTGCTCAATTCCCTGATGTCTCTCATAACTTTgtattgaaagaaaacaaaaaatactttggcCCATACAATTAATTTTATTGAGCATATTTACTTTTTGGCTTTGGTTGTTTGTTACATTTGTACAAGAAATTagctcaattaaaaaaaataaaaagagaactgTTAAGAAATTagctcaattaaaaaaaataaaaagagaactgTTAAGAAATTagctcaattaaaaaaaaaacaaagttaagaGAACTGTTAAACATTACAAGCCAATAAACATTTTTCTGGATATGATAAACAGAAGCAGAAATATATGCTGGAAATTTCTCTGCTTGATATTGTTTACAGTTGATAAGATTCCATAAGATAATCTTGCTATCCTCAAGAAATATTAAAAACCTGTAATAAAATAGCAAAATAAACATGCAACCAGAAATACAGAATCAAATTATTGAAACAATCAGAGAGGACTAACTCTACTCACTACAACAACAGCTTTGGAAGCATCCAGAACATGAACAACTGGGCTGGTCTTTCGTGGAGCAATTTTGACGGCTGTGTGTTGTCTGTTATAGATAAAAGTACACagaaaataataatcttataatCAGATAATCTTATTAGGGTATCATTTTAATAAGCAAGTATCTTATTACTTTTaagataatattatattaaatgaGCATGTACCTAAAAGATTATAAATTTAGAACAACCTGTAGGATAAGAGTCCCCTCCAGCAGTGTTGATTATctactattatttttattcttagtttagatgtctttcttatcttcttgtcttataaaatacagatgttacttcaaaaaagatgattaggtcaatctagtcataatgttaatcaatgatttaaaCTCTTTCaagttggttttcctggctgatttaggcaaccaatttcatgctctaatagcactaaggaagaaggagcatttgtacaaatttgtcctagcatatggaaaaaggaatgtgcctttatctttgtgtctttctgagtattttattaagttttgtttttgtatttgaagattgtggttcagtgttttatgtataattgccactaaacttttaagttttctgtcctgaagtgtctctaaatttaataattttgctaaaggtgttattctagtcaaatatgaatattcatttgttatgaatctcactgctctacttatgtatgttttttaatgttttcttgagttcagGAGTCTCAAACAGAGGATCCATATCctattattggtctaaccaaggtaAGCTGAAGAAACCAGGTCCTTACTTAGATGTGGTGGCTCCACCAATCAAAAAGAACTGGGCAGGTATCTGATGGGTCAAAGGTTAAAGTATAATAGACCAATAGCAGAAGAAACCAGGTCCTTACTTAGATGTAGTGGCTCCTCCAATCAGAACTGGGATGTTGAGTCCAACTCTTTCAAACTCTTTTACATTATAAATCATTTCATCCAATGATGGAGTGATCAAACCAGACATTCCAATATAGTCTGAAACCAGAAAGAGGTTAACactatttgttattatttcacggaactttaaataaatataaggtGAGAATCTTGTTATCCAATCCCATCAATAATGTCAAACTGCATGCATTAAGTACTAACCTGCCTTTTCTTTGATGGCTGCTTCAATAATTGATTCACAAGGGCACATCACTCCAAGATCAATTACTCTTTTAAcacaggaaaataaaaaagatataataaaatgtttcagCTAATACATACATGTTTTGATGAACTAGTTATGATGTTTAGTTTAATTGGTTATGATGTTAAGTTGAACTGATTGTGATGTTAAACTTACTTATAGTTGTTACAACCCAGGACAACGCTAACGATGTTCTTGCCAATATCATGGACATCTCCTTTCACTGTTGCTATGACAACTGTTCCCTGATAGCTAGGCTCCTAAGCAATGGGatacgaaatattttttttttttacaattattatgctaacttaaaataatttgtattgttACAATCTGTGCTTCAATGTTACTTACAGCATCTTCTGGCAAACCTTGTGCCTTCATGGACTCTTGTCTCTCTTTTTCCATGTAGGGTATCAGATGGCCCACAGCCTTTTTCATGACTCTTGCGGATTTGATGACTTGAGGcagaaacattttaccagagCCAAACAGGTCTCCAACCACTGCCATACCCTGTCATAGAGTAcaagatatttaattttatataatgttGATGTGAGATGGGTGGCTGAGTGAATAGACCACTTGGCTACATATCAAAGAGGCTCGAGCTTAAATCCTGACTCAAACTAATTGTGTTTTCTGAGCCAACCACTATCCttacacaaaagagattggatcatagcacattgagcaAACTATAGCCTGAAATTTGTGcaatacaaagcaatttaatagtaataatgtttaaaatagaacacatgtaccggaagctcaaaattggaaccagtgaaatctgcccatgtggagtatcaccagagaatgctgaccacgtcctccaaaactgctctctttaccaagaggcccgtataagacattggccccaaatcaccccaatagaaagaaaactatatggagagctccctgattggaaaccactgcacagttcatctcatgtattggtctagtcatatgaacactccaacataacaatgagaacgaagaagaagaagtttaaaatagatctagacattcctTTATCTTCAgtcattaataatttaaaaagaatacatCCCTTAAATTATGACTAGTCAATTAACAGTTGAAAACCAAATCAAGATTGTTAATAAGCCAATGAAAACCAAGTGCATCCAATTAAGCAGTGGCCAGATTAGATAAATTACAATCATAATTCTTTTACAATGTAGTGACAAAAATTCACCTTCATTAGTGGACCTTCAATGACGTTGAGTGGTCTAGGATACAGAGCCGTGTTCTGACGAGCCTCTTCTGTGTCTTCTATCACATACTTGTCTATTccctgaagaaaaagaaaatagagaaaATGCTTATGTAgatctttttaattatttaattttttactttttaggaAAGCGTGTTTGTACCTTAACTAAAGAGTAAGACAGCCTCTCTTCCACTGACTTAGATCTCCATTCATCATCTTGACTGGCTTTAGTCATGCCActttttgattttgtctatcaaataaaaaaaaaatattgagtttATAAAACTGataaaattttataaacaaaaatatcaaattcttagaaaaagaaaatacatttccAAAAGGCTTGTCTATTTAATATATGCAAGACTGACGTAAAGATTGAATTTTAACTATTTGATTCATATACCTGAGCATAGGCCAAAAGTTTTTCTGTGCCATCTGGGTCTTTGTTCCATAACAAGTTCTCACACAATTTCAACAATTCTGGTTCTATGTCATCATACACTGGGAGAGCCCCAGCATTCACAATGCCCATGTCTAAACCTGCCTTTGAAATGAGAAACAGGAATAGAGCTTTGTTGTCTAGAGAAACAGAAGAGCATCATTAGAAATGGTTTCTTCCTGCCAACTGGGATACATT
It encodes:
- the LOC106055438 gene encoding methionine synthase-like, with amino-acid sequence MPPTIYDRDQNSKNRDIFKELECTLKNRIMIFDGGMGTMIQRERLAEEDFRGTIFKDHPRNLKGNNDLLCLTRPDVVLKIHKEYLYAGADFVETNTFSGTSIAQSDYGLEKYVYRINKEAAELARRACDEVSIQTGTTRYVAGAIGPTNRTLSISPSVEHPEMRNITFDELVEAYTEQARGLLDGGADVLLVETIFDTANAKAALFAIDNVFEMGYPRVPVFVSGTIVDKSGRTLSGQTTEAFIISVSHAQPMCLGLNCALGAREMRPFVESVSKNTTAYVLCYPNAGLPNTFGEYDETPEQTASYIQDFIKDGLINIIGGCCGTQPGHIKAIAEVAKKFKPRVPPLELHSGHLCLSGLEPFYISPLTNFVNIGERCNVAGSRRFCRLIKDRKFEEALSVAKEQVQNGAQIIDINMDEGMLDGVSAMTTYVNLITSEPEIAKVPLCIDSSNFAVIEAGLKCTQGKCIVNSISLKEGEDDFLRKARIIKKYGAAVVIMAFDEVGQAADTERKVSICTRSYNLLTQKLGFNPNDIIFDPNILTIATGIEEHNTYGINFIEATATIKKTLPGARVSGGVSNFSFSFRGMEAIREAMHSVFLFHAIKAGLDMGIVNAGALPVYDDIEPELLKLCENLLWNKDPDGTEKLLAYAQTKSKSGMTKASQDDEWRSKSVEERLSYSLVKGIDKYVIEDTEEARQNTALYPRPLNVIEGPLMKGMAVVGDLFGSGKMFLPQVIKSARVMKKAVGHLIPYMEKERQESMKAQGLPEDAEPSYQGTVVIATVKGDVHDIGKNIVSVVLGCNNYKVIDLGVMCPCESIIEAAIKEKADYIGMSGLITPSLDEMIYNVKEFERVGLNIPVLIGGATTSKQHTAVKIAPRKTSPVVHVLDASKAVVVVSALGDQASRDEFIEELSEEYEEIREEHYESLKDRKYLPLSKAREKKLVIDWSKTPLPVKPSFIGVKKFENFDLQELVPFIDWRPFFNVWQLRGKYPNRGYPKIFNDKEVGEEAKRIFNDAQKIIEKIIKEKKLQAAATIAFYPANSVGDDIEVYDETGKKIATLFGLRQQAEKESSDNSPYLCQSDFIASKESGITDYIGLFACTSGIGTEQLCQEYETQFDDYNVIMVKAVADRLAEAFAEYLHLKVRKEYWGYSQEENSNPDDLHRLKYQGIRPAAGYPSQPDHTEKTTMWQLMHPDEVGITLTDSLAMEPASSVSGIYLANPQSFYFATDKLCKDQIIDYAQRKQIDLTVAEKWLRSNLAYDDDEE